CCAAACGCCctacccggccccacctgtcactCACCCCGCATTTACTACCGCCACCTCGCCCTCCCCATCCGCCCCCGTTCGAATTTTCCACGCACGGCCGCGGTACGCCGATGACGggcggggcccgcccggcccggCCCCACGGCCCAGAAAGGCGTTACACTTGAATTTTCTCTCCCCGTACGAGCGAGCGAGGGGAGATCTCACTTTCTCCATCGCGCCAGCGTGCCCTTTTTACGTTCCGCCCCCTGGCGGGCCGGGGAGTTCACAGTCGCCTCCCTCGCTTGCCTCTCCCGGCTGTTACCCGAGGGGCGAGGAGAGAGAAACACGACGCCAttttctctctccccctcgctcctcctccccctcttcgtcCCCACATTTCCGCCTTCGCGACGAGGGCGACGAcccgccccccctcccccctcccccctcgcccgcgcgcgccggtGCGGCCGCCGTGTTCGGGCCTGGGCCAGCTAGCGAGCTAggctccaaaccctaaccctagcccgagcgGTCCTCCGCCTCCGGCAGGCCGAGGCGGGGGCCCGGCCATGGGGCAGTGCTACGGCAAGGGCGCGTCCGCGCACGGCGCCGCCGGGGAGGACGACTTCGGGGTCGTGGCGGAGACGCACTCGCCGCCCCCGGCCAACGGCGCgccgcagacgccgccgccgcggCAGCCCACGCCGGTCGCCGCGGCCGGGACCCCGCGGCGCCGCAAGTCCGGATCGACCACGCCCGTGCACCAGACGCCCGGGGTCGCCTGGCCCAGCCCGTACCCCGCGGGGGGCACCAGCCCGCTGCCGGCCGGGGTGTCGCCCTCCCCCGCCAGGTCCACGCCCAGGCGCTTCTTCAAGCGCCCcttcccgccgccctcgccggccaaGCACATCAAGGCCACGCTCGCCAAGAGGCTGGGCGGAGGGAAGCCCAAGGAGGGACCGATACCGGAGGAAGGCGCGGTTGCGGCCGGAGCCGGCGCCGGAGCCGTCGCGGATGGGGCGGAAGCGGAAAGGCCATTGGACAAGACGTTCGGATTCGGGAAAAACTTCGGGGCCAAATACGAGCTCGGGAAGGAGGTGGGGAGGGGCCATTTCGGGCACACCTGCTCGGCCGTCGTGAAGAAGGGCGAGTACAAGGGCCAGACCGTCGCCGTCAAGATCATCTCCAAAGCTAAGGTGAGGGAACTGTGGTGGTATGCTGGTTTAAAGCTTCAACTATGggattttaaaattttcaaatgtaAGCCGTTTCCGTTGCCGTAACCGCCATGCATTTCGCGCCATTGCATAGCTAGTAAGGGAAATATATGGTGCTTGTTGATGATCTGAATGATCGAGGTTGAACGATCACCCTTAGATTTGTCACTGAATCTTGGTGCGAACGGGAATATGGGAAATTTACGTAGTTGTCTAATTGATGTGGTTATAGGCTCACGTACAATTTACAGATAGACTAAAACTAATGCTTCACGTTTTTCTGTTGGGTTGAGGATTTCGACTCTTAGAAAGTTAGATTGTCGAGAAATTAAATATTATACTATAACATGGTTAATTCTTACTAAAAAGTTCTAGAGTGTTCTTCCCATGTAGGAGTATGTAGTTAGATTTGTGATGGTTGAAGATTGTTTATATTTAATTGTTTCTTCGTGGTATGATTTAAGGTTTTAGATGGGTTTCAATTCTAGCTGAAAATTATCTGAATCTTAATTCAATATAATGTGGATGCACGTAGAAACTTTAGGCGTTAGACTAGTACAGTGTTCTTGGTGGCCTACCCTATTCTTGCTAACGATAAATGATATTCTAACAAATCAGCAGTACATGTCCTAAGTCCTAACCTACCTTGTCACCTCTCCTTTTTGTTTATAGTTAATTAATAaaaaaaggacagacccagtgtTAGAAGCTCCCGCACCAGGTGGGGTCTTGGGAAGGATTATACGAGGGAAGCCTTACCCCGGCACAATGCAATGCAGAGAGGCCGCGTCGAACCCAgaacctcttggcacaagtggggagtacttcaccactgcgccaggcctgtCCTTCGTTTATAGTTAATTAATGCCTGTAGATTTTGAGGTGGATTTTGCAACACTCTCTGGGAAAGCTGATAATGATATTATTGTACTAGTTCCAGTAGTCAGTCATCTGAAGAATACAAGAGCTGCCGTTACAACCCTGTTGGTATTGTTAGTTTTGATCACAGAGTTGGAAATATCAGGCCCATTTGCCATTTGCAATCAGCAGGAGAGATGTCTATCAAGTGAAGAAAGATCCAAGGAGGATGCGAGGTTAAAGTTTATTAGGCGAAAAGACACTGGAGGGTGGCATTGCTCAATTGAACAGTATCAGAAAGAGTGATCTATGTTGTCCTGTAGGTGGCATCAACTGTCAGGGACTTCATAGAGCAGGCATGGCATACCGATGATCTGAATCCTGGATTGATCCAATCGCTAGAAAAATAAAAGATGGTTAACATATCTTCTTAGAACATCAGGGATGTTGTTAGCCAATGCCTAATTGTTTGGTGGTTTTTATTGGTCTGCTCGTGGGATCAGAATGTACTGTTGTGCACTGGTGGGCTGCTTTACTTTTAGACTTCTAGATTTAGGCGATGCATTCATGTTTTCAGAAAACACATGTTGATATTTAATACATTCTGTACGTTTGCTGGGCAAACAATGATGTTTGGTAAACATGGCCCGACTGGCAGACCGTGTTGTACTCCAATAGCTGGCATCTTCTTATACTAACTTATTAGGATTTTGCAGTGGGACTGGAGGCGTTGGTGTAAGCCGCGATAATTAATCCTATTATTAATTGGGCCACCCATGTTTAACAGAGCTCTGACTTGCCTAAAAAAATCATTCTCTCAAGCTCCTGCTACTAACCATATCAGTTTCCAAAGGCGAAAAAGACATCACAGGACATCATTTGTTCATAGGCAGCTTTACTTTGTGCGGGGCAATACTCTTGTAATTTCACATCAAATAATTGTGTGAAATAGCAATGAATTAAACTGTAGCATAGTTAATGATGTGAGCTCTGGTGTTCCATTGATCCATGCTTTGTCCAGTTTCTAAAAATAATTATAAAGGTGTTTTTGAGACATGACAGTTTTATTATACAATCAAATATTGTATGCAAATTTGTAGACAGCAAATGCTGAGGGCAGTAAGTAGCACAATTTGGAAATGAATCTGACTGTACTGATGGTTGATTTATTCCCTCTCGTTTTATGACTATATGCAACGATGCATGTAGCCTTTCGAAAATGCCACCTGTAAATCTCGTACAGTCACTAGCACTTTTGGAAAAATAATCGCAGATATTCTTAATAGTAGAAGACAACTATGCAACTGAAAAAAGTATTTCTGGGTCAGCTCCTCATTTGGATAGCACTACTTAATAAATTAAACAATTTGCTTTTGTGTTTGACAGATGACAACAGCCATTTCCATCGAAGATGTTCGTAGGGAAGTGAAGATTTTGAAAGCTCTATCAGGTCACAACAATCTTGTCAAATTCTATGATGCATGTGAGGATGCCCTCAATGTCTACATTGTCATGGAGTATGTTTTTATGTCCTTTTTATATGCCATTTTAATTGCTTATAATTTGTCCTCCTTTAATACATAAGACATTTCAGATTCTTCTCACATGTCTGAAAAACACTTTCTCGTGCCTCTACTTAATAACTATTTTATCTATCTTTGGATGTACTATCATTATTAATAAGCATTATTTACGGCATCTTTTGTAACGTGTGCCAGGCAGTATTTTTCTCATCTTGTTACCTTTTTAACAGATTATGTGAGGGTGGAGAATTGCTAGACAGAATATTAGCCAGGTACTTTTTGCAATTTCTTCATCCACTGCAAACTAGCAATATCTCTTAGTAATACTTACCAAGGATGCAAACTTGAACTTTTGAAGAGGTGGGAGATACACAGAAGAAGATGCTAAAGCGATCGTTGTACAGATTTTGAGTGTAGTGGCCTTTTGTCATCTTCAGGGAGTAGTCCATCGTGATTTGAAGCCAGAGGTACCCTTTGAAGTCTTAAAAAACTATTTTCTGTGTATTTTATGGATTCCTTCTCTGCTATCTTATCCCATTGCACTCTATTGTTCTTTCTTCCAAGGGACATTTATCATGTCTATAGCCTCCAAATCCTGTAAAATAATCAACCGCCTCTAATGACATAGTTATTTTCATTTGGACAGAACTTCCTTTTCACAACAAGAGATGAAAATGCGCCCATGAAGTTGATTGATTTTGGTCTCTCTGATTTCATCAGACCAGGTATAGTAAACTGATTTTCATCTTCATACGCACTAAAATGTGctacaagcttattaaagggatcGTCACCTTGATCAAGCAAATCCCATTTTCTGTTCTATTTGTTTCCTTTTTATTGGATATCTCTCTTCCTGCTTAACTGCTTATTGTAAAAAGAAAGTGCACATGAAGCAACTTAGCAAAGAAACACTGGGCGTGATTTGTTGTGCTACTTTGGCCGTTTTGCTTGAATGATTCGACATCCCTACCATAGTAAACATCAGTACATCTTTTAGTATATTACGAACTATGACCTGGTGTTTCTTATGAAGCCAAAAATTCCCATCCATTGGAACTTGACAGTCAACTTGTCATATGGCATATCCAGAAAACTAATGTTCTTCAATAAGTGAAGCTACTCTATTCAGAGCTCACTGTGTGAGTAACCCTCGTAGTGCAACTTTACCATCAATTTTAAATCGCTTCCTTGTAAAATGCTTCGATTAAAACTGGCATTCATCACATTGCAGTCACATAGGATCTGCCTCCAGCTAATGTGCGCAAAAATGCTGAATTTTACTTAGGTTAAGATGAACTCTCTTCAGGAACTGACACTCTATTTTGTAAAACCAACATTCTTATTTCCCCACTCACCACATTGTACGTTGTAGTTACATTTGTGTGATTTCTATGTGGCAGCCAGACATCACAAGACAATATGCTAAAATTGAAATAATTGCAGAAGTCTTTTTAAGGAACATCATAGATTTAGAGGATGGTCTCTTTAGCTTACATTTTTTATGTCAGCTTTCTACCATCTCACAGGATAAATAAACAAGATTCTCATCTCCATCTGTTCACATCCTTTCCGCCTTATATTTA
The sequence above is drawn from the Triticum aestivum cultivar Chinese Spring chromosome 7A, IWGSC CS RefSeq v2.1, whole genome shotgun sequence genome and encodes:
- the LOC123148266 gene encoding CDPK-related kinase 3, producing MGQCYGKGASAHGAAGEDDFGVVAETHSPPPANGAPQTPPPRQPTPVAAAGTPRRRKSGSTTPVHQTPGVAWPSPYPAGGTSPLPAGVSPSPARSTPRRFFKRPFPPPSPAKHIKATLAKRLGGGKPKEGPIPEEGAVAAGAGAGAVADGAEAERPLDKTFGFGKNFGAKYELGKEVGRGHFGHTCSAVVKKGEYKGQTVAVKIISKAKMTTAISIEDVRREVKILKALSGHNNLVKFYDACEDALNVYIVMELCEGGELLDRILARGGRYTEEDAKAIVVQILSVVAFCHLQGVVHRDLKPENFLFTTRDENAPMKLIDFGLSDFIRPDERLNDIVGSAYYVAPEVLHRSYSMEADIWSIGVITYILLCGSRPFWARTESGIFRSVLRADPNLDDSPWPSVSAEAKDFVKRFLNKDYRKRMTAVQALTHPWLRDDQRQIPLDILVYRLIKQYLRATPLKRLALKALSKALKDDELLYLRLQFDLLEPRDGVVSLDNFRTALTRYLTDAMKESRILEFLHALEPLAYRSMDFEEFCAAAISPYQLEALDRWEEIAGTAFQHFEQEGNRVISVEELAQELNLAPTHYSIVQDWIRKTDGKLNFLGFTKFLHGVTIRGANTRRH